One Mycolicibacterium crocinum DNA window includes the following coding sequences:
- a CDS encoding NDMA-dependent alcohol dehydrogenase → MRSRAAIVREVGGAWSVEDFELDPPRAGEVLVQMAAAGLCHSDDHIRNGLMSPPGAPTTRPPTIGGHEGSGVVVEVGPGVTGLAPGDHVVTSFVAVCGHCRWCASGMEYLCDKGAGVLTPGMPTDGTFRHHTLDGDDVGNTSKIGAFAEHTVVAADSLVKIDQDIPLVPAALLACAIPTGYGSAVHRGNVRGGDTVVVVGAGGIGTAAIQGARISGATTIVAVDPLDTKRKSACDFGATHTAASAADTKDLVRELTRGVMADCVVVAPSDITGDDVRDALALTRKGGTCVLTGMAPAGALPVHLDIQDLVLMNKTLCGTVFGSCNPRSEIPLLAGMYTAGQLRLDEMITERYRLDDINTAFDDLLNGRLVRGVVDFGIA, encoded by the coding sequence ATGAGAAGCCGGGCCGCGATCGTCCGCGAGGTCGGCGGCGCCTGGTCGGTCGAGGATTTCGAGCTCGACCCGCCGCGCGCCGGCGAGGTGCTGGTGCAGATGGCCGCCGCAGGCCTGTGCCATTCCGACGACCACATCCGCAACGGCCTCATGTCGCCGCCCGGCGCCCCGACGACCCGGCCGCCGACCATCGGCGGCCATGAGGGATCCGGAGTCGTCGTCGAAGTCGGCCCGGGCGTCACCGGGCTGGCTCCCGGTGACCACGTGGTGACGTCGTTCGTCGCGGTGTGCGGCCACTGCCGTTGGTGCGCCTCGGGCATGGAGTACCTATGCGACAAGGGCGCCGGCGTGTTGACCCCGGGTATGCCGACGGACGGAACGTTCCGTCACCACACGCTCGACGGTGACGACGTCGGAAACACCTCGAAGATTGGTGCGTTCGCCGAACACACTGTGGTGGCGGCCGATTCGCTGGTGAAGATCGATCAGGACATCCCACTGGTCCCTGCGGCTCTGTTGGCGTGTGCGATCCCGACCGGTTACGGCTCGGCGGTCCATCGTGGGAATGTGCGCGGCGGTGACACCGTGGTGGTGGTCGGCGCGGGCGGGATCGGGACGGCTGCGATTCAGGGTGCGCGGATCAGCGGGGCGACGACGATCGTGGCGGTGGATCCCCTTGACACCAAACGGAAGTCGGCATGTGACTTCGGTGCCACCCACACCGCGGCCTCGGCGGCCGACACGAAAGACCTTGTCCGGGAGCTGACGCGTGGAGTGATGGCCGACTGTGTGGTCGTCGCTCCGTCGGACATCACCGGTGACGATGTCCGCGACGCGCTGGCCCTGACCCGCAAGGGCGGTACCTGCGTGTTGACCGGCATGGCCCCAGCCGGTGCGCTGCCCGTGCACCTGGACATCCAGGATCTGGTGTTGATGAACAAGACGCTGTGCGGGACGGTGTTCGGATCGTGCAATCCGCGCTCCGAAATCCCGCTGTTGGCAGGCATGTACACCGCGGGTCAGCTGCGCCTCGACGAGATGATCACCGAACGGTACCGCCTCGATGACATCAACACCGCGTTCGACGACCTGCTGAACGGTCGGCTGGTCCGAGGCGTCGTCGACTTCGGGATTGCCTGA
- the rsmI gene encoding 16S rRNA (cytidine(1402)-2'-O)-methyltransferase, whose translation MTTGRLILGATPLGQPGDASKRLVDALATVDVVAAEDTRRVRSLAQSLGVKIAGRVVSLFDQNEAARVPALVDDIKAGATVLVVSDAGMPLINDPGYRMVTACIDAGVAVSCLPGPSAVTTALAVSGLPSDRFCFEGFAPRKQSARRAWLAGLAAEQRTCVFFESPRRLADCLHDAVDELGGERRVVVCRELTKVHEEILRGSLAELAEWADENVLGEITVVLAGAVPTTDLPSLVAAVDELVADGMRVKDACARVVEAHPGAPSKRELYDAVLRSRSEA comes from the coding sequence GTGACGACTGGTCGACTGATCCTCGGTGCCACGCCGCTGGGACAACCGGGTGACGCCTCGAAACGACTGGTCGACGCGTTGGCGACGGTCGATGTGGTGGCTGCCGAGGACACCCGCCGGGTGCGGTCCCTGGCGCAATCACTGGGTGTGAAGATCGCCGGTCGGGTGGTCAGCCTGTTCGACCAGAACGAGGCCGCCCGGGTGCCCGCGCTGGTGGACGACATCAAGGCCGGCGCCACGGTGCTGGTGGTCAGCGACGCCGGGATGCCCCTGATCAACGATCCGGGCTATCGGATGGTGACGGCCTGTATCGACGCCGGGGTGGCCGTTTCCTGTTTGCCCGGCCCGTCGGCGGTCACCACCGCGCTGGCCGTCTCGGGGCTGCCGTCGGATCGGTTTTGCTTCGAGGGTTTCGCGCCGCGTAAGCAGTCGGCGCGGCGGGCTTGGCTGGCCGGCCTGGCGGCCGAACAGCGCACCTGTGTGTTCTTTGAATCGCCGCGACGGCTGGCCGACTGCCTGCACGACGCGGTCGACGAGCTCGGTGGCGAGCGGCGGGTGGTGGTGTGCCGGGAGCTGACCAAGGTGCACGAGGAGATCCTGCGCGGCTCGCTGGCCGAGCTCGCGGAGTGGGCCGACGAGAACGTGCTCGGCGAGATCACCGTGGTGCTCGCCGGCGCGGTACCGACAACCGACCTGCCGTCGCTGGTCGCCGCGGTCGACGAGTTGGTGGCTGACGGTATGCGGGTCAAGGACGCGTGCGCGCGGGTTGTCGAGGCCCATCCGGGCGCACCGTCGAAGCGTGAGCTCTACGACGCGGTGCTGCGTTCGCGCTCCGAGGCCTGA
- a CDS encoding LLM class F420-dependent oxidoreductase: MAIKLGLQIPNFSYGTGVAELFPTVIAQAQEAEAAGYDSVFVMDHFYQLPGLGAPEEPMLEAYTALGALSAATQRVQLGTLVTGNTYRNPTLLAKAITTLDVASQGRAILGIGTGWFELEHDSLGYEFGTFTDRFNKLHEALDIILPMLKGERVTVDGKYYKTQEAFANPRFRDHIPLMIGGSGEKKTIPLAAKHFDHLNIIAGFDELPRKVQVVNEACEKIGRDPATLETSVLAIALIDENITADMIPDDFKQQAVFGSPEQIADQIKTKVLDAGVDGVILSAATINGYKPGGVTAVAEILKPVLGL, encoded by the coding sequence GTGGCAATCAAACTTGGACTTCAGATCCCGAACTTCTCTTACGGCACCGGTGTTGCCGAGCTGTTTCCCACCGTGATCGCGCAGGCCCAAGAGGCTGAAGCGGCCGGGTACGACTCGGTCTTCGTGATGGACCACTTCTATCAGCTGCCCGGCCTCGGTGCGCCCGAGGAGCCGATGCTGGAGGCGTACACCGCCCTCGGCGCATTGTCCGCCGCGACGCAGCGGGTGCAGTTGGGCACGCTCGTCACCGGCAACACCTACCGCAACCCCACGCTGCTGGCCAAGGCCATCACCACGCTCGACGTGGCCAGCCAGGGTCGCGCGATCCTCGGTATCGGCACCGGTTGGTTCGAACTCGAACACGACTCACTGGGCTACGAGTTCGGCACCTTCACCGACCGGTTCAACAAGCTCCATGAGGCGCTGGACATCATCCTGCCGATGCTCAAGGGCGAGCGGGTCACGGTGGACGGCAAGTACTACAAGACGCAGGAGGCGTTCGCGAACCCGCGCTTCCGCGACCACATCCCGCTGATGATCGGCGGCAGCGGCGAGAAGAAGACAATCCCGTTGGCCGCCAAGCACTTCGACCACCTCAACATCATTGCCGGCTTCGACGAGCTGCCCCGCAAGGTCCAGGTCGTCAACGAGGCGTGCGAGAAGATCGGCCGCGACCCTGCCACGCTGGAGACGAGTGTGCTCGCGATCGCGCTGATCGATGAGAACATCACCGCCGACATGATCCCCGACGACTTCAAGCAGCAGGCCGTCTTCGGTAGCCCGGAACAGATCGCCGACCAGATCAAGACCAAGGTGCTCGACGCCGGCGTCGACGGCGTCATCCTCAGTGCGGCGACGATCAACGGCTACAAGCCCGGTGGCGTCACCGCGGTCGCGGAGATCCTGAAGCCGGTCCTGGGGCTCTGA
- a CDS encoding RNA polymerase sigma-70 factor has protein sequence MTAADEHAERFTLLRPLLFTIAYEILGSATEADDVLQDSYLRWATVDLDEVRDTKAYLAQLVTRQALNTLRSQARRREDYVGPWLPEPLLLDERDGAADVVLAESVSMAMLVVLETLTPDERAVFVLREVFGFSHDEIADAIGKSTAAVRQMAHRAREHVHSRRRRFSPLDPQQSEQLTTQFLTAAATGDLDGLMSLLAPDVVFTSDSDGKASAARRPILGADKVARFILGLFRQATPEYRVEVASYNSAPAVVIYHHDQPEGVFTIEFSDGVITNFYAMRNPEKLAAVTVPREISR, from the coding sequence GTGACCGCGGCCGACGAGCACGCCGAGCGGTTCACCCTGCTGCGGCCGCTGCTGTTCACGATCGCCTACGAGATCCTCGGTTCGGCCACCGAGGCCGACGACGTGCTGCAGGACAGTTATTTGCGTTGGGCGACAGTGGATTTGGATGAGGTCAGGGACACCAAGGCCTACCTGGCGCAGCTGGTCACCCGGCAGGCGCTGAACACGCTGCGCTCGCAGGCCCGCAGGCGGGAGGACTACGTCGGCCCGTGGCTGCCCGAACCTCTGCTGCTCGACGAGCGCGACGGCGCCGCCGACGTGGTGCTCGCCGAGTCGGTGTCGATGGCGATGCTGGTGGTGCTCGAGACGCTGACTCCCGACGAGCGCGCGGTGTTCGTGCTGCGCGAGGTGTTCGGCTTCAGCCACGACGAGATCGCCGATGCCATCGGCAAATCCACGGCCGCGGTGCGCCAGATGGCGCATCGCGCCCGCGAGCACGTGCACTCGCGGCGTCGGCGGTTCTCCCCGCTCGACCCGCAACAGTCCGAGCAGCTCACCACGCAGTTCCTCACCGCCGCCGCGACCGGCGACCTGGACGGGTTGATGAGCTTGCTGGCACCGGACGTGGTGTTCACCTCCGACAGCGACGGCAAGGCCAGCGCGGCCCGCAGGCCGATTCTGGGCGCGGACAAGGTCGCCCGCTTCATCCTCGGCCTGTTCCGTCAGGCGACTCCGGAGTATCGGGTCGAGGTCGCGAGCTACAACAGTGCGCCGGCCGTGGTGATCTATCACCACGACCAGCCCGAAGGTGTGTTCACCATCGAGTTCAGCGACGGCGTGATCACGAACTTCTACGCGATGCGCAACCCGGAGAAGCTCGCCGCGGTGACCGTACCCAGGGAGATCAGCCGCTGA
- a CDS encoding dolichyl-phosphate-mannose--protein mannosyltransferase: protein MTTTADDLAAHQRHAPVISPGPLVPVADFGPVDRIEGWVATAIIAALAALTRLMNLGSPTDAGTPIFDEKHYAPQAWQMLFNYGVEDNPGFGLVVHPPVGKQMIALGEAIFGYNGVGWRFTTAVLGVVMIALVVRIVRRISRSTLVGAIAGLLLIADGVSFVASRTALLDGIQTFFVVAAFGALIVDRDQVRERMHNALLEGRIAETPWGPRLGVRWWRFGAGVLLGLAFATKWSGLYYIVFFGAMSLAFDIAARRAYRVPRPWFGTIRRDVGPTAYVFLLIPFAVYLASYAPWFSSETAVNRYEVGQSIGERQWFQPPDAIRSLWHYTYKAYHFHSTLTNANGNHHPWESKPWTWPMSLRPVLYAIDNQNVPGCGSASCVKAVMLVGTPAMWWLAVPVLLYALWRTFVRRDWRYAVVLTGYGAGFLPWFADIDRQMYFFYAVPMAPFLVMAIALILGDILHARNQNAERRTLGLIVVSCYVALVITNFAWLYPVLTGVPISQATWNMEIWLPSWR from the coding sequence ATGACCACCACCGCCGATGACCTCGCCGCGCACCAGCGCCACGCACCCGTCATCAGCCCCGGACCGTTGGTGCCGGTCGCCGACTTCGGCCCGGTCGACCGCATCGAGGGCTGGGTGGCCACCGCGATCATCGCCGCGCTGGCCGCGCTGACCCGGTTGATGAACCTCGGCTCGCCCACCGACGCGGGCACGCCGATCTTCGACGAGAAGCATTACGCGCCGCAGGCCTGGCAGATGCTGTTCAACTACGGCGTCGAGGACAACCCCGGGTTCGGGCTGGTGGTGCACCCGCCGGTCGGCAAGCAGATGATCGCGCTGGGTGAGGCGATCTTCGGCTACAACGGCGTCGGCTGGCGGTTCACCACCGCGGTGCTCGGCGTGGTGATGATCGCGCTCGTCGTGCGGATCGTGCGCCGGATCAGCCGCTCGACGCTGGTCGGCGCGATCGCCGGTCTGCTACTGATCGCCGACGGGGTGAGCTTCGTCGCGTCGCGCACCGCGCTGCTCGACGGTATTCAGACGTTCTTCGTCGTCGCGGCGTTCGGGGCGTTGATCGTCGACCGCGACCAAGTCCGCGAACGCATGCACAACGCCCTGCTCGAGGGTCGCATCGCCGAGACGCCGTGGGGTCCGCGCCTCGGTGTGCGGTGGTGGCGCTTCGGGGCGGGCGTGCTGCTGGGCCTGGCGTTCGCGACCAAATGGTCGGGGCTGTACTACATCGTCTTCTTCGGAGCGATGTCGCTGGCGTTCGACATCGCCGCGCGCCGCGCCTATCGGGTGCCCCGGCCGTGGTTCGGCACGATCCGCCGCGACGTCGGGCCGACCGCGTATGTGTTCCTGCTGATTCCGTTCGCGGTGTATCTGGCGTCGTATGCGCCGTGGTTCTCCTCCGAGACGGCGGTCAACCGCTACGAGGTCGGGCAGTCGATCGGCGAACGGCAGTGGTTCCAGCCACCGGACGCGATCCGGTCGCTGTGGCACTACACGTACAAGGCGTATCACTTCCATTCGACGCTGACGAACGCGAACGGCAACCACCATCCGTGGGAGTCCAAGCCGTGGACGTGGCCGATGTCGTTGCGGCCGGTGCTGTACGCGATCGACAACCAGAACGTCCCCGGGTGCGGCAGCGCGTCGTGCGTGAAGGCCGTGATGTTGGTCGGCACACCCGCGATGTGGTGGCTGGCGGTGCCTGTTCTGCTCTATGCGCTGTGGCGCACGTTCGTTCGCCGCGACTGGCGCTACGCGGTCGTGCTCACCGGGTACGGCGCAGGGTTCTTGCCGTGGTTCGCCGACATCGACCGGCAGATGTACTTCTTCTACGCGGTGCCGATGGCGCCGTTCCTGGTCATGGCGATCGCGCTGATCCTCGGCGACATCCTGCACGCCCGCAATCAGAATGCCGAACGACGAACGCTCGGGCTGATCGTGGTGAGCTGCTATGTCGCCCTGGTGATCACCAACTTCGCCTGGCTGTACCCGGTGCTGACCGGTGTCCCGATCTCGCAGGCGACGTGGAACATGGAGATCTGGCTGCCCAGTTGGCGCTAG
- a CDS encoding CaiB/BaiF CoA-transferase family protein, translating into MTSPLWGIRVLEIGDRIATAYCGKLLRDAGADVVMVEPPDGHPLRRFRPAGIAATDGDSPFFSFLAGGKRSIASATISTELLESADVVILGATPEQAAAMGLRSDHIAACTTPVVTVSNFGWAGPWAELPATEFTMQAWCGSTGSRGEPERPPIAVGGDLGEFIAGSYAAFFALAAHRGGHGFDMSVLEAMTTSMQVFSWLRKELMLLEVVGRSTEVPSVERAKDGYVGISMATGQQWQDFCAMVECPDLADVPELRFQVGRWEQRDLIRARTADWFAAHTVAEIVELAELFRIPMAAIGNGETLAGMDHFVARNSFVDHPAGFRSPGPPWRMSETPPLPPALPPSLGDAAGDRTPGAKHDRPGLPLDGVKIVDLTAFWAGPAATHLLAMLGADVVKIESVQRPDGMRFAGGFRADVERWWEYSWVFHGVNSGKRSVTLDLESDDGRDLFGRMVTEADVVIENFTPRVMENFGLGYEALRGFNEQIIEVRMPGFGLDGPWRDRVGFAMTMEQLAGLAWITGYPDGLPTAPRGACDPLAGVHAAFLTLAALEHRRRTGQGQLIEVPMIDVVLNASALQTIERDAAGVLLTRRGNRGHEFAVQNVYACAGDDQWVAVSLRHSGDWDALKEVLGQPVWSHDLAYDTEAGDVIDAHLAEWMKDQTRDDAVRALLDAGIPAAPVLQPPDVIDNPALQARGFFQTVSHPLCGPLPYPRPPVTGHFVDSPAPLLGQHNTEIFAQTLGLTDQELSRLESDDVIGSWPLGL; encoded by the coding sequence ATGACTTCTCCCCTGTGGGGTATCCGGGTGCTCGAGATCGGTGACCGGATCGCCACCGCGTATTGCGGCAAGCTGCTGCGCGACGCCGGCGCCGACGTGGTGATGGTCGAGCCGCCGGACGGACACCCGCTGCGTCGCTTCCGCCCGGCGGGTATCGCAGCGACGGACGGCGACAGCCCGTTCTTCTCGTTCCTGGCCGGCGGCAAGCGCAGCATCGCCAGTGCCACCATTTCCACCGAGCTTCTCGAATCCGCGGACGTCGTCATCCTCGGCGCCACACCCGAGCAGGCCGCCGCGATGGGCTTGCGAAGCGATCACATCGCAGCCTGCACAACGCCGGTGGTCACCGTCTCGAACTTCGGCTGGGCGGGCCCGTGGGCCGAGTTGCCGGCCACCGAATTCACCATGCAGGCCTGGTGTGGTTCCACCGGCTCCCGCGGCGAGCCCGAACGGCCGCCGATCGCGGTCGGCGGCGATCTGGGCGAGTTCATCGCAGGCAGCTACGCAGCGTTTTTCGCGCTCGCCGCGCACCGGGGAGGCCACGGCTTCGACATGTCGGTGCTGGAGGCGATGACCACCTCGATGCAGGTGTTCTCCTGGCTGCGTAAGGAATTGATGCTGTTGGAGGTCGTCGGCCGGTCCACCGAGGTGCCGTCGGTGGAACGCGCCAAGGACGGCTACGTGGGTATCTCGATGGCCACCGGGCAGCAATGGCAGGACTTCTGCGCCATGGTCGAATGTCCCGACCTGGCTGACGTTCCGGAGTTGCGGTTCCAGGTGGGCCGGTGGGAACAGCGCGACCTCATCCGGGCGCGCACCGCCGACTGGTTCGCCGCGCACACCGTCGCGGAGATTGTCGAACTGGCCGAGCTGTTCCGTATCCCGATGGCGGCGATCGGCAATGGTGAAACCCTCGCGGGGATGGATCATTTCGTCGCCCGCAACTCGTTCGTCGACCATCCCGCCGGGTTCCGGTCACCAGGCCCGCCGTGGCGGATGAGCGAGACGCCACCGCTACCACCCGCACTGCCGCCGAGTCTCGGTGACGCGGCTGGTGATAGGACCCCTGGTGCGAAGCACGACCGCCCGGGCCTGCCGCTCGACGGCGTCAAGATCGTCGACCTGACCGCGTTCTGGGCCGGCCCGGCCGCCACCCATCTGCTCGCGATGCTCGGCGCTGACGTGGTCAAGATCGAATCGGTGCAGCGCCCCGACGGGATGCGCTTCGCCGGCGGTTTCCGGGCCGACGTCGAGCGGTGGTGGGAATACAGCTGGGTGTTCCACGGCGTGAACTCCGGCAAGCGCTCGGTCACATTGGATCTCGAATCGGACGACGGCAGAGACCTTTTCGGCAGGATGGTCACCGAGGCCGACGTCGTGATCGAGAACTTCACCCCGCGGGTGATGGAGAACTTCGGGCTGGGCTACGAGGCGCTGCGCGGATTCAACGAACAGATCATCGAGGTTCGCATGCCCGGCTTCGGGCTCGACGGACCGTGGCGCGACCGGGTGGGGTTCGCGATGACGATGGAGCAGCTCGCCGGGCTGGCGTGGATCACCGGCTACCCGGACGGTCTGCCGACCGCACCGCGCGGTGCGTGCGACCCACTGGCCGGTGTGCACGCCGCGTTCCTGACCCTCGCCGCTCTCGAGCATCGGCGCCGGACCGGACAGGGACAGTTGATCGAGGTGCCGATGATCGACGTCGTGCTCAACGCCAGTGCGCTGCAGACCATCGAGCGGGATGCCGCCGGTGTGCTGCTGACCCGGCGGGGTAACCGCGGACACGAGTTCGCCGTGCAGAACGTGTATGCCTGCGCCGGGGACGACCAGTGGGTGGCGGTCAGCCTCCGCCACAGCGGCGACTGGGATGCGCTCAAAGAGGTTCTCGGACAACCGGTCTGGTCACACGACCTGGCGTACGACACGGAGGCTGGTGATGTGATCGACGCTCACCTGGCCGAGTGGATGAAAGATCAAACGCGCGACGATGCCGTCCGCGCGCTGCTCGATGCCGGTATCCCCGCGGCGCCCGTTCTGCAGCCGCCCGACGTGATCGACAACCCCGCGCTGCAGGCCCGCGGCTTCTTCCAGACGGTGTCCCACCCGTTGTGCGGACCGCTGCCCTACCCGCGGCCGCCGGTCACCGGCCACTTCGTGGACAGCCCCGCGCCGCTCCTCGGTCAGCACAACACCGAGATCTTCGCTCAGACACTGGGTCTGACGGATCAGGAGCTGTCCCGCCTGGAATCCGACGACGTGATCGGGTCCTGGCCGCTGGGCTTGTGA
- a CDS encoding aminodeoxychorismate synthase component I, which produces MRTDRLGDLGTAAEVLRAVAGGAARRGLAPPAALVGEWFGSAAVIAPTVSVCPVRPSQVFDVLPGSSDDAVGGGWIGYLSYPDAAADGRAPRIPEAAGGWTDSVLRLDRDGCWWHESLSAAPIAGWVAEALSSPVSPELYEVNWHEPDFARHQAGVLDCLDAIAAGEVYQACVCTQFTGVLRGSSCEFFADAVTRTTPARAAYLAGDWGAVASLSPELFLRRTGTDVTSSPIKGTLPLHRPPDELLASVKDVAENIMIVDLVRNDLGRVAETGTVTVAELLSVRAAPGVWHLVSTVAAKVPPGLPNAALLAATFPPASVTGTPKTRARQLLSEWEPRRRGVYCGTVGMASPIAGTELNVAIRTVEFDAHGTAVLGVGGGITADSDPAAEWQECLHKAAPVIQASERERSTAS; this is translated from the coding sequence ATGCGCACCGACCGGCTCGGAGATCTCGGCACCGCCGCCGAGGTTCTGCGCGCCGTGGCCGGTGGCGCCGCTCGGCGCGGATTGGCGCCGCCCGCAGCGCTCGTCGGTGAGTGGTTCGGTTCGGCGGCGGTGATCGCGCCGACCGTCTCGGTGTGCCCGGTCCGGCCTTCGCAGGTGTTCGACGTACTGCCGGGGAGCAGCGATGACGCGGTCGGCGGCGGATGGATCGGGTACCTGTCGTATCCCGATGCCGCCGCCGATGGCCGTGCACCGCGAATTCCCGAGGCGGCCGGCGGCTGGACCGACAGCGTGCTGCGGTTGGACCGCGACGGTTGCTGGTGGCACGAAAGCCTCTCCGCCGCACCGATAGCCGGGTGGGTGGCCGAGGCGCTGTCGTCTCCGGTATCGCCTGAGCTGTACGAAGTCAACTGGCACGAGCCAGATTTCGCTCGACATCAAGCCGGGGTACTGGACTGCTTGGACGCGATCGCGGCCGGCGAGGTGTACCAGGCCTGCGTGTGCACCCAGTTCACCGGAGTGTTGCGCGGCTCGTCGTGCGAGTTCTTCGCTGACGCGGTGACGCGAACGACGCCGGCGCGGGCGGCCTACCTCGCCGGCGACTGGGGTGCGGTGGCGTCGCTGTCACCGGAACTGTTCCTGCGCCGCACGGGTACCGACGTGACGTCCAGTCCGATCAAGGGGACGCTGCCGTTGCACCGGCCGCCCGACGAGTTGTTGGCATCGGTCAAGGACGTGGCCGAAAACATCATGATTGTCGACCTGGTGCGCAACGATCTCGGCCGGGTCGCCGAGACCGGAACCGTCACCGTCGCCGAGCTTCTCAGTGTGCGGGCCGCGCCCGGCGTGTGGCATCTGGTGTCGACCGTCGCGGCCAAGGTGCCCCCGGGGCTGCCCAACGCCGCCCTTCTGGCCGCGACGTTCCCGCCGGCGTCGGTAACGGGAACACCGAAAACCCGTGCGCGTCAACTGCTTTCCGAGTGGGAACCGCGCCGGCGAGGAGTGTACTGCGGGACGGTCGGGATGGCGTCGCCGATCGCGGGCACCGAACTGAACGTCGCCATCCGCACCGTCGAGTTCGATGCCCACGGCACGGCGGTGCTGGGCGTCGGCGGCGGCATCACCGCCGACTCCGACCCGGCGGCCGAGTGGCAGGAATGTCTCCACAAAGCCGCGCCGGTCATTCAGGCCTCGGAGCGCGAACGCAGCACCGCGTCGTAG
- a CDS encoding NAD(P)/FAD-dependent oxidoreductase — translation MTEQRVKVVVIGGGYAGVIAANHLRLRAGVDITLVNPRPDFVERIRLHQLITGSDDATHAYADILGAGIELVVDAATRIDTTARQVELFSGPPLPYDYLIYAVGSGSAAPAVPGADEFAYPIADLEEAQRLTTALNDLHYGAPVCVVGAGPTGIETAAELAERGRNVTLVCGAVLGPYLSTPGRRSVAKRLRKLGVEIVDGPQAMVTAVAADAVTLGDGRRLASAMTIWTAGFGVPDLAVRSGLRTDAMGRLLTDETLTSVDSDRIVAAGDAAAPSNQPLRMSCQAAIPLGAQAANTVLARIAGEQPAVISQAFTGQCISLGRGGGTIQIARTNDVPLPLYIGGRTAATIKEAVCKGTISFLRREARKPGSYFWLKVGGKRPTPDPVVTR, via the coding sequence ATGACCGAGCAACGAGTGAAAGTCGTGGTGATCGGCGGCGGTTACGCCGGAGTGATCGCGGCCAATCATCTGCGGCTGCGCGCGGGAGTGGACATCACCCTGGTGAACCCCCGCCCCGACTTCGTCGAACGGATCCGACTGCACCAGCTGATCACCGGTTCCGATGACGCCACACATGCCTACGCCGACATCCTCGGCGCGGGCATCGAGCTGGTGGTCGACGCCGCCACCCGCATCGACACCACGGCGCGGCAGGTCGAACTGTTCAGCGGGCCGCCGCTGCCCTACGACTACCTGATCTACGCGGTCGGCAGCGGCTCCGCTGCGCCTGCCGTTCCGGGAGCCGACGAATTCGCTTATCCCATCGCCGATCTCGAAGAAGCGCAGCGACTGACCACCGCGCTGAACGACCTGCACTACGGCGCGCCGGTATGTGTGGTCGGCGCCGGGCCGACCGGCATCGAGACCGCCGCCGAACTCGCCGAGCGGGGCCGCAACGTCACGCTGGTGTGCGGCGCGGTGCTCGGCCCGTACCTGAGCACGCCCGGTCGCCGGTCGGTGGCCAAGCGGCTACGCAAGCTCGGTGTGGAGATCGTCGACGGGCCGCAGGCCATGGTGACCGCGGTGGCCGCGGATGCGGTGACCCTGGGCGACGGGCGTCGACTGGCGAGCGCGATGACGATCTGGACCGCCGGGTTCGGTGTGCCCGATCTTGCCGTGCGCTCCGGCCTGCGCACCGACGCGATGGGCCGGCTGCTCACCGACGAGACGCTGACCAGTGTGGACAGCGACCGGATCGTCGCTGCCGGCGACGCCGCCGCCCCGTCGAACCAGCCACTGCGGATGAGCTGCCAGGCCGCGATCCCGTTGGGCGCCCAGGCAGCCAACACCGTGCTGGCCCGGATCGCCGGCGAGCAGCCCGCGGTGATCAGCCAGGCGTTCACCGGCCAATGCATCAGCCTCGGCCGGGGCGGGGGAACGATCCAGATCGCCCGCACCAATGACGTTCCGCTGCCGCTGTACATCGGAGGGCGCACCGCGGCGACGATCAAGGAGGCGGTCTGCAAGGGCACCATCAGCTTCCTGCGCCGCGAGGCGCGTAAGCCCGGCTCCTACTTCTGGCTCAAGGTCGGCGGCAAGCGTCCGACTCCCGACCCGGTGGTGACCCGGTGA